In Tsuneonella amylolytica, one genomic interval encodes:
- the leuD gene encoding 3-isopropylmalate dehydratase small subunit, translated as MQPVRQVEGPAIPYGAKNVDTDVIIPAHWLKTVTREGLGKGAFETVRAEPGNVFDDPAYSDAPILIAGDNFGCGSSREHAAWALLDLGIRAVVAPSFSDIFSGNAFKNGILAVALPQDQIDRLLVVAKDQPIAIDLENQVVTTPYQDRFTFEIDPFRKQCLLEGLDEVGLTLARDEAITTYESRQARDMPWLAHGTERAA; from the coding sequence ATGCAGCCGGTTCGCCAGGTGGAAGGGCCCGCCATTCCCTACGGCGCGAAGAACGTCGATACCGACGTCATCATTCCCGCGCACTGGCTGAAGACGGTCACGCGTGAAGGGCTCGGCAAGGGCGCGTTCGAGACTGTCCGCGCGGAGCCGGGCAACGTGTTCGACGATCCCGCCTATTCCGATGCGCCAATCCTGATTGCGGGCGACAACTTCGGGTGCGGATCGAGCCGCGAACACGCCGCCTGGGCCCTGCTCGACCTTGGCATCCGCGCGGTCGTCGCGCCCAGCTTTTCCGACATTTTTTCGGGCAACGCGTTCAAGAATGGCATCCTTGCCGTGGCGTTGCCGCAGGATCAGATCGACCGCCTGCTGGTCGTGGCGAAGGACCAGCCGATCGCGATCGACCTCGAAAACCAGGTCGTTACCACCCCTTATCAGGATCGCTTCACCTTCGAGATCGACCCGTTCCGCAAGCAATGCCTGCTGGAAGGGCTCGACGAGGTAGGCCTCACGCTCGCGCGCGACGAGGCGATAACCACATACGAAAGCCGGCAGGCGCGCGACATGCCCTGGCTGGCCCATGGAACGGAGAGAGCCGCATGA
- a CDS encoding isopropylmalate isomerase: MTSKLTGKAVAAGAAIGSAAIAAALLYASKRKDERKKPRQLPSIPSGEPPETD; encoded by the coding sequence ATGACTAGCAAGCTCACCGGGAAGGCCGTGGCCGCGGGTGCCGCCATCGGGTCCGCCGCGATCGCCGCCGCTTTGCTTTATGCGAGCAAACGCAAGGACGAGCGCAAGAAACCCCGGCAACTGCCTTCGATCCCTTCGGGCGAACCGCCGGAAACCGACTGA
- a CDS encoding DNA-deoxyinosine glycosylase: MGARKAAFAPVADARARVLILGSLPGEASLAAGRYYAHPQNRFWHLVGRAIGRDLVSLDYPDRLAALQAAGIALWDTVASARRNGSLDTAIRDAEHAPLQDLLARLPALQAVAFNGRKAGLIGRPQLEGTGLALIDLPSSSPAYAAMPLPRKEALWARLADFLA, from the coding sequence ATAGGCGCGCGCAAGGCAGCTTTCGCGCCCGTCGCGGACGCGCGCGCCCGCGTATTGATCCTCGGCAGCCTGCCCGGCGAGGCGTCGCTGGCCGCGGGACGGTACTACGCCCATCCGCAGAACCGCTTCTGGCACCTGGTTGGCCGCGCGATCGGCCGCGATCTCGTCTCGCTCGACTACCCCGACCGCCTTGCCGCATTGCAGGCAGCGGGCATCGCATTGTGGGACACGGTCGCCTCGGCGCGGCGGAACGGCAGCCTCGACACAGCGATACGCGACGCCGAGCATGCGCCGTTGCAGGACCTCCTCGCCCGCTTGCCCGCCTTGCAAGCGGTTGCTTTCAACGGTCGCAAGGCGGGCCTTATCGGCAGGCCCCAGCTCGAAGGCACCGGGCTCGCGCTGATCGACCTGCCCTCGTCCTCCCCAGCTTACGCCGCGATGCCGTTGCCGCGCAAAGAGGCGCTTTGGGCGCGGCTAGCCGATTTCCTCGCGTGA
- a CDS encoding N-acyl homoserine lactonase family protein — MLRPLTLALALLAAPAAAQDAPAAVSLTRLDCGRATEAWPLNAFDDTGAAANEKKALVGSCYLIRHGSRTLLWDTGIDPATSGDPDGGFILDRTLVSQLEQMGLKPADIEFVGVSHYHYDHVGQAKEFPVSTLLIGKADWDAITHDPPLGNSDPKMFAPWISGGAKMETFTGDKDVFGDRSVVILAMPGHTPGHHALLVRLAGMGPVMLTGDLAHFTANYEREGVPTFNTDRADTLASFDRFKKMAKNVGAKVIIQHEPADVALLPAFPEAAK, encoded by the coding sequence ATGCTTCGCCCCCTGACACTTGCCCTCGCTCTGCTCGCCGCCCCCGCCGCCGCGCAGGACGCACCCGCCGCCGTATCGCTCACTCGGCTCGATTGCGGCCGCGCGACCGAGGCGTGGCCGCTGAACGCGTTCGACGACACGGGCGCGGCGGCCAACGAGAAGAAGGCGCTCGTCGGATCGTGCTACCTGATCCGCCACGGCAGCCGCACGCTGCTGTGGGACACCGGCATCGATCCGGCCACCAGCGGCGATCCCGACGGCGGCTTCATTCTCGACCGCACGCTCGTCAGCCAGCTCGAGCAGATGGGCCTGAAGCCCGCGGACATCGAGTTCGTCGGCGTCAGCCACTACCACTACGACCACGTCGGGCAGGCGAAGGAGTTTCCCGTCTCGACGTTGCTGATCGGCAAGGCGGACTGGGACGCGATCACCCACGACCCGCCGCTCGGCAACTCCGATCCGAAGATGTTCGCGCCGTGGATTTCCGGCGGCGCGAAGATGGAGACGTTCACCGGCGACAAGGACGTGTTCGGCGACCGCAGCGTCGTCATCCTGGCGATGCCGGGGCATACCCCCGGCCACCACGCGCTGCTGGTCCGGCTGGCCGGAATGGGTCCTGTCATGCTCACCGGCGATCTTGCCCACTTTACCGCGAATTACGAGCGCGAGGGCGTGCCGACCTTCAACACCGACCGCGCCGACACGCTTGCCTCGTTCGACCGTTTCAAGAAGATGGCGAAAAACGTCGGCGCGAAAGTGATCATCCAGCACGAACCCGCCGATGTGGCCCTGCTGCCCGCCTTTCCCGAGGCCGCGAAATAG
- the leuC gene encoding 3-isopropylmalate dehydratase large subunit, with protein sequence MASRPRTLYEKIWDAHVVETRGDGTALLYIDRHLVHEVTSPQAFEALRVSGRTVRRPDLTLAVPDHNLPTTARLDASGARLPIADPESAAQLAALERNAPAFGIEYIGATDAAQGIVHVVGPEQGFSLPGATIVCGDSHTAAHGGVGALAFGIGTSEVEHVLATQTLLLTRSRTMEVRVEGALGPGVTAKDLILHIVGRLGTAGGTGHVIEYRGPVFEAMSVEGRLTVCNMSIEAGARAGLIAPDDTVFNYLRGRPYAPRGADWDRAVAWWRMLHSDSGARFDASITIDASAIEPTVTWGTSPEDVAPIGGTVPDPAAFPDPAKQDAARKSLAYMGLEPGQALADIAIENVFIGSCTNSRIEDLRAAAQVLRGRSKAPGVKWAIVVPGSGLVKRQAEAEGLDRVFTEAGLEWREPGCSACLAMNPDKVPPGERCASTSNRNFVGRQGPGARTHLVSPAMAAAAAVTGRLTDVRKLA encoded by the coding sequence ATGGCCAGCCGCCCCCGCACCCTCTACGAAAAGATCTGGGACGCCCACGTAGTCGAGACGCGAGGCGACGGTACCGCCCTCCTCTATATCGACCGGCATCTGGTTCATGAGGTGACCAGCCCGCAGGCGTTCGAGGCGCTGCGCGTATCCGGGCGTACCGTGCGCCGGCCGGACCTGACGCTCGCCGTACCGGACCACAACCTGCCGACCACGGCCCGGCTCGACGCAAGCGGCGCGCGCCTGCCGATCGCCGACCCGGAAAGCGCCGCCCAGCTCGCCGCTCTCGAGCGCAATGCGCCGGCTTTCGGCATCGAATATATCGGCGCGACCGACGCGGCGCAGGGCATCGTCCACGTCGTGGGGCCCGAGCAGGGGTTCTCGCTGCCCGGCGCCACGATCGTATGCGGCGACAGCCACACCGCCGCGCACGGCGGCGTCGGCGCACTCGCGTTCGGGATCGGCACCAGCGAGGTCGAGCACGTCCTTGCTACGCAGACCCTGCTGCTGACGCGGTCGAGGACGATGGAAGTGCGAGTCGAGGGCGCGCTCGGCCCCGGCGTGACGGCCAAGGACCTCATCCTCCACATCGTCGGCCGGCTCGGCACCGCCGGCGGCACCGGCCATGTCATCGAATACCGCGGCCCGGTGTTCGAGGCCATGAGCGTCGAGGGCCGGCTGACGGTCTGCAACATGAGCATCGAGGCCGGTGCGCGCGCGGGACTGATCGCCCCCGACGACACCGTGTTTAATTACCTGCGCGGACGCCCCTACGCCCCGCGAGGAGCCGATTGGGACCGCGCGGTCGCGTGGTGGCGCATGCTGCATTCCGATTCGGGCGCCCGGTTCGACGCCTCGATCACCATCGATGCCAGCGCCATCGAGCCCACCGTGACCTGGGGCACCAGCCCCGAGGACGTCGCCCCCATCGGCGGCACGGTACCCGATCCCGCCGCCTTTCCCGACCCCGCCAAGCAGGACGCGGCGCGCAAGAGCCTCGCCTACATGGGCCTCGAGCCCGGCCAGGCCCTTGCCGACATCGCGATCGAGAACGTCTTCATCGGCAGCTGCACCAACAGCCGCATCGAAGACCTGCGCGCGGCGGCGCAGGTGCTGCGCGGGCGGAGCAAGGCGCCGGGCGTCAAATGGGCCATCGTCGTCCCGGGGTCGGGCCTCGTGAAGCGGCAGGCCGAGGCCGAGGGTCTGGACAGGGTCTTCACGGAGGCGGGCCTCGAATGGCGCGAGCCGGGCTGTTCGGCGTGCCTCGCGATGAACCCCGACAAGGTCCCGCCGGGAGAACGCTGCGCTTCCACCTCCAACCGCAACTTCGTGGGTCGGCAGGGCCCCGGTGCGCGCACCCACCTCGTCAGCCCGGCGATGGCCGCGGCCGCGGCGGTCACGGGCAGGCTGACGGATGTCCGCAAGCTGGCTTGA
- a CDS encoding acyl-CoA thioesterase, with product MSATPFAHPIRIVPEDIDFMGHVNNARYLGWVQDAVLAHWQKLAPPHAVAERLWVALKHEITYRRPAFLDDEVIASTVLEKVHGARAFYSTIIRRGEEVLAEVQSAWCCVDAQSLRPARIGEEIARFFFPAD from the coding sequence ATGTCAGCAACCCCCTTCGCCCATCCGATTCGCATCGTGCCCGAAGACATCGACTTTATGGGCCACGTGAACAATGCGCGCTACCTGGGCTGGGTGCAGGACGCCGTCCTTGCCCACTGGCAGAAACTCGCGCCGCCGCACGCGGTGGCCGAACGACTGTGGGTCGCGCTCAAGCACGAGATCACCTACCGCCGCCCCGCCTTCCTCGACGACGAGGTAATCGCCAGCACCGTGCTGGAAAAGGTGCACGGCGCACGCGCGTTTTACAGCACGATCATCCGCCGCGGCGAGGAAGTGCTCGCCGAAGTGCAGAGCGCATGGTGCTGCGTCGATGCGCAGAGCCTTCGCCCCGCCCGCATCGGCGAGGAAATCGCGCGGTTCTTTTTCCCCGCCGACTGA
- a CDS encoding sterol desaturase family protein: MDWLIPTLIVIASVLGMELVAWASHKYVMHGFGWGWHRDHHEPHDNALEKNDLYAIVGAAMSISMFAVGSKLVMGDRAWWPGTWIGLGILIYGVIYTAVHDGLVHQRWFRWVPKRGYAKRLVQAHKLHHATVGKDGGVSFGFVFAQDPAKLKAELKRQREAGIAVVRESVGA, from the coding sequence ATGGACTGGCTCATTCCCACCCTCATCGTGATCGCTTCCGTGCTTGGCATGGAACTCGTCGCGTGGGCGAGCCACAAGTACGTGATGCACGGGTTCGGCTGGGGCTGGCACCGCGATCACCACGAACCCCACGACAACGCGCTCGAAAAGAACGACCTCTACGCCATCGTCGGCGCGGCGATGAGCATCTCGATGTTCGCGGTCGGCAGCAAGCTCGTGATGGGCGACCGCGCGTGGTGGCCGGGCACGTGGATCGGTCTCGGCATCCTGATCTACGGCGTAATTTACACCGCGGTGCACGATGGCCTCGTCCACCAGCGATGGTTTCGGTGGGTGCCTAAGCGCGGCTATGCCAAGCGTCTGGTGCAAGCCCATAAACTGCACCACGCTACCGTCGGCAAGGACGGCGGGGTCAGTTTCGGTTTCGTCTTCGCGCAGGATCCCGCGAAGCTGAAGGCCGAACTGAAGCGCCAGCGCGAGGCGGGGATCGCCGTCGTGCGCGAGAGTGTGGGGGCCTGA
- a CDS encoding YbaN family protein, with protein sequence MRALYAGLGLLSVALGAVGAVLPIMPTVPFLLLAVYFFARSNPEWERKILDHPHWGPQVRDWRERRAISRKAKVLAILAMAAGTVFTWYTLGAPWYYVSIAVLVIAGGWIATRNE encoded by the coding sequence ATGCGGGCGCTGTACGCCGGTCTCGGTCTGCTGAGCGTCGCACTCGGCGCGGTCGGCGCGGTCCTGCCGATCATGCCCACGGTGCCGTTCCTGCTGCTGGCGGTCTACTTCTTCGCCCGCAGCAATCCGGAATGGGAACGGAAGATCCTCGATCACCCGCATTGGGGTCCGCAAGTGCGTGATTGGCGCGAACGCCGCGCCATCTCGCGCAAGGCCAAAGTGCTTGCGATCCTCGCGATGGCAGCCGGCACGGTGTTCACGTGGTATACGCTGGGGGCGCCGTGGTACTACGTCTCGATCGCGGTACTGGTGATCGCGGGCGGCTGGATTGCGACCCGCAACGAATAA
- a CDS encoding SufE family protein has product MRSLQDIAEEYEFLDADDRYRLLIELGRELDEMPAPLKTDATLVRGCSAAVWVYPTGDAGRLHFLADSNAAITKGIVALVVAAVQDRPADEVAAMDVADELAPFDLKHQLSSNRTQGVPNMIALVQEHAARIAAG; this is encoded by the coding sequence ATGCGCAGCCTTCAAGATATTGCCGAGGAATACGAGTTCCTCGACGCCGACGACCGCTATCGCCTGTTGATCGAACTCGGCCGCGAACTCGACGAGATGCCCGCCCCGCTCAAAACGGATGCCACTCTCGTGCGGGGCTGTTCGGCTGCGGTCTGGGTCTATCCGACGGGGGATGCCGGGCGCCTTCATTTTCTGGCCGACAGCAACGCTGCGATCACCAAGGGAATCGTCGCTCTCGTCGTCGCCGCGGTGCAGGACCGGCCGGCCGATGAAGTCGCCGCGATGGACGTGGCCGACGAACTCGCCCCCTTCGATCTCAAGCATCAGCTCAGCAGCAACCGCACCCAGGGCGTGCCCAACATGATCGCGCTCGTTCAGGAACACGCGGCGCGGATCGCCGCGGGATAG
- the pspC gene encoding envelope stress response membrane protein PspC has protein sequence MNSPRTTLYRDKQNAKLMGVCAGIADYTGVNALWVRLGFIILLLAGMGLILPVYFIAGLLLNKKPAHLYVDQEESKYWQRVRQSPKRTAREIRGKFREIDRRLAEVETYYVTSNPRLNAEIERLR, from the coding sequence ATGAACAGCCCCCGCACCACGCTCTACCGCGACAAGCAGAACGCCAAGCTGATGGGTGTCTGCGCCGGGATCGCCGACTACACCGGGGTCAACGCCCTGTGGGTCCGGCTCGGCTTCATCATCCTGCTGCTGGCGGGCATGGGCCTCATCCTGCCGGTCTACTTCATTGCCGGGCTGCTGCTTAACAAGAAGCCGGCGCACCTCTACGTCGACCAGGAGGAGAGCAAGTACTGGCAGCGCGTCCGCCAGAGCCCCAAGCGCACCGCGCGCGAGATCCGCGGCAAGTTCCGCGAGATCGATCGCCGGCTGGCCGAGGTCGAGACCTACTACGTCACCAGCAATCCGCGCCTGAACGCCGAGATCGAACGGCTGCGCTGA
- the pspB gene encoding envelope stress response membrane protein PspB, with product MEEVIIALIICVALPWVILHYITKWKTASTITTDDESLLDELYHLAKRLDARMDTVERLVSTDDPGFRPARLVHDSDEDNDALRELDRLIAEKKGVKQ from the coding sequence GTGGAAGAGGTTATCATCGCACTGATCATCTGCGTGGCGCTGCCATGGGTGATCCTGCACTACATCACCAAGTGGAAGACTGCCTCGACGATCACCACCGACGATGAGAGCCTGCTCGACGAACTCTACCATCTCGCCAAGCGTCTCGACGCGCGGATGGATACGGTCGAACGGCTGGTTTCCACCGACGACCCGGGCTTCCGCCCCGCCCGCCTGGTCCACGACAGCGACGAGGACAACGACGCGCTGCGCGAACTCGACCGCCTGATCGCCGAGAAGAAGGGAGTGAAGCAATGA